In Anser cygnoides isolate HZ-2024a breed goose chromosome Z, Taihu_goose_T2T_genome, whole genome shotgun sequence, a genomic segment contains:
- the ATP5ME gene encoding ATP synthase subunit e, mitochondrial, with translation MGRGRRAVLPRLPSTALRPPPPAFFRRRPASLPLPCPRRAARMIPPVQVSPLIKFTRYSALLMGMIYGKKRYDYLKPIAEEERRIEAEEKKKREELERIAKELAEASEDSILK, from the exons ATGGGACGGGGCAGGCGGGCGGTGCTTCCCCGCCTTCCTTCCACCGCCCTCCGGCCTCCACCGCCCGCCTTCTTCCGCCGCCGTCCTGCTTCCCTTCCGCTGCCCTGTCCTCGCCGAGCCGCCAGGATGATCCCTCCGGTGCAGGTCTCGCCCCTCATCAAG TTCACCCGGTACTCGGCCCTGCTGATGGGGATGATCTACGGCAAGAAGCGATACG ACTACCTAAAGCCTATCgctgaggaggagaggagaataGAGGCTGAGGAGAAGAAGAAGCGTGAAGAGCTCGAAAGGATCGCAAAAGAGCTTGCAGAAG CGAGTGAAGATTCCATTTTGAAATGA